The following proteins are co-located in the Xyrauchen texanus isolate HMW12.3.18 chromosome 41, RBS_HiC_50CHRs, whole genome shotgun sequence genome:
- the LOC127634394 gene encoding leucine zipper transcription factor-like protein 1 isoform X2: MADLGFNEHHQNEAINYMRFARSKRALRLKTIDSCFQDLKDSRLIEETYTVDEVSDMLDGLQVLVRGEVEMELINTAHTNVLLLRQLFSQAEKFYLRLQTDISELENRELLEQVAEFEKTDFKSNSKVNQESNKPKLVPLNEGGVSELLQKEISRLQAENDKLKSRLRTLESQAMSALDDKSKAERALKDLQKNQGDHQIWIVKCTVLHAPCNVYTQQCDGKCSAMHTQEIANLEDTVAVLQADFEKTLSANDASQKDLQDNLVSAKHELLRIQEQLSLAEKVLERKFQQTAAYRNMKEILTKKNDQIKDLRKRLQSES; encoded by the exons GCTGATTTGGGGTTTAATGAACACCATCAGAATGAGGCAATAAACTACATGCGTTTTGCTCGCTCTAAACGGGCTCTGAGACTGAAGACCATTGACTCCTGCTTCCAAGACTTGAAGGACAGCAG GCTCATCGAGGAGACATATACGGTGGACGAAGTGTCTGACATGCTAGATGGGCTGCAGGTGCTGGTGCGTGGAGAGGTGGAGATGGAACTCATAAACACAGCTCACACTAACGTGCTGCTGCTGCGACAGCTCTTTTCCCAGGCGGAGAAATTCTACCTGAGACTGCAGACAGACATCTCTGAGCTGGAGAACAG AGAGTTACTAGAACAAGTGGCTGAGTTTGAGAAGACTGATTTCAAATCCAACAGTAAG GTAAATCAGGAATCCAATAAGCCAAAATTAGTACCACTGAATGAAGGAGGTGTGTCTGAACTACTCCAGAAG GAGATTTCTAGACTTCAAGCAGAGAATGATAAATTGAAATCTAGACTCCGAACTTTGGAATCCCAG GCCATGAGTGCGCTAGATGACAAGTCAAAAGCTGAAAGGGCCTTGAAAGACCTTCAGAAGAACCAAGGAGATCACCAG atatGGATTGTCAAGTGTACAGTATTGCATGCCCCCTGTAATGTTTACACACAGCAGTGTGATGGAAAATGTTCTGCAATGCACACTCAGGAGATTGCTAATCTGGAAGATACAGTAGCAGTGTTGCAGGCTGACTTTGAGAAAACTCTGAGTGCCAACGATGCTTCTCAGAAAGACCTGCAAGACAACCTGGTATCTGCCAAACATGAACTGCTCCGCATCCAGGAGCAACTTTCCCTTGCTGAGAAG GTACTGGAGAGGAAGTTTCAGCAGACCGCTGCTTATCGTAACATGAAGGAGATTCTCACTAAAAAGAATGATCAGATAAAGGATCTGAGAAAGAGGCTACAGAG tgaaagcTAA
- the LOC127634394 gene encoding leucine zipper transcription factor-like protein 1 isoform X1, whose amino-acid sequence MADLGFNEHHQNEAINYMRFARSKRALRLKTIDSCFQDLKDSRLIEETYTVDEVSDMLDGLQVLVRGEVEMELINTAHTNVLLLRQLFSQAEKFYLRLQTDISELENRELLEQVAEFEKTDFKSNSKVNQESNKPKLVPLNEGGVSELLQKEISRLQAENDKLKSRLRTLESQAMSALDDKSKAERALKDLQKNQGDHQIWIVKCTVLHAPCNVYTQQCDGKCSAMHTQEIANLEDTVAVLQADFEKTLSANDASQKDLQDNLVSAKHELLRIQEQLSLAEKVLERKFQQTAAYRNMKEILTKKNDQIKDLRKRLQRYESDE is encoded by the exons GCTGATTTGGGGTTTAATGAACACCATCAGAATGAGGCAATAAACTACATGCGTTTTGCTCGCTCTAAACGGGCTCTGAGACTGAAGACCATTGACTCCTGCTTCCAAGACTTGAAGGACAGCAG GCTCATCGAGGAGACATATACGGTGGACGAAGTGTCTGACATGCTAGATGGGCTGCAGGTGCTGGTGCGTGGAGAGGTGGAGATGGAACTCATAAACACAGCTCACACTAACGTGCTGCTGCTGCGACAGCTCTTTTCCCAGGCGGAGAAATTCTACCTGAGACTGCAGACAGACATCTCTGAGCTGGAGAACAG AGAGTTACTAGAACAAGTGGCTGAGTTTGAGAAGACTGATTTCAAATCCAACAGTAAG GTAAATCAGGAATCCAATAAGCCAAAATTAGTACCACTGAATGAAGGAGGTGTGTCTGAACTACTCCAGAAG GAGATTTCTAGACTTCAAGCAGAGAATGATAAATTGAAATCTAGACTCCGAACTTTGGAATCCCAG GCCATGAGTGCGCTAGATGACAAGTCAAAAGCTGAAAGGGCCTTGAAAGACCTTCAGAAGAACCAAGGAGATCACCAG atatGGATTGTCAAGTGTACAGTATTGCATGCCCCCTGTAATGTTTACACACAGCAGTGTGATGGAAAATGTTCTGCAATGCACACTCAGGAGATTGCTAATCTGGAAGATACAGTAGCAGTGTTGCAGGCTGACTTTGAGAAAACTCTGAGTGCCAACGATGCTTCTCAGAAAGACCTGCAAGACAACCTGGTATCTGCCAAACATGAACTGCTCCGCATCCAGGAGCAACTTTCCCTTGCTGAGAAG GTACTGGAGAGGAAGTTTCAGCAGACCGCTGCTTATCGTAACATGAAGGAGATTCTCACTAAAAAGAATGATCAGATAAAGGATCTGAGAAAGAGGCTACAGAG GTATGAATCAGATGAGTGA
- the LOC127634394 gene encoding leucine zipper transcription factor-like protein 1 isoform X4 produces the protein MADLGFNEHHQNEAINYMRFARSKRALRLKTIDSCFQDLKDSRLIEETYTVDEVSDMLDGLQVLVRGEVEMELINTAHTNVLLLRQLFSQAEKFYLRLQTDISELENRELLEQVAEFEKTDFKSNSKVNQESNKPKLVPLNEGGVSELLQKEISRLQAENDKLKSRLRTLESQAMSALDDKSKAERALKDLQKNQGDHQEIANLEDTVAVLQADFEKTLSANDASQKDLQDNLVSAKHELLRIQEQLSLAEKVLERKFQQTAAYRNMKEILTKKNDQIKDLRKRLQRYESDE, from the exons GCTGATTTGGGGTTTAATGAACACCATCAGAATGAGGCAATAAACTACATGCGTTTTGCTCGCTCTAAACGGGCTCTGAGACTGAAGACCATTGACTCCTGCTTCCAAGACTTGAAGGACAGCAG GCTCATCGAGGAGACATATACGGTGGACGAAGTGTCTGACATGCTAGATGGGCTGCAGGTGCTGGTGCGTGGAGAGGTGGAGATGGAACTCATAAACACAGCTCACACTAACGTGCTGCTGCTGCGACAGCTCTTTTCCCAGGCGGAGAAATTCTACCTGAGACTGCAGACAGACATCTCTGAGCTGGAGAACAG AGAGTTACTAGAACAAGTGGCTGAGTTTGAGAAGACTGATTTCAAATCCAACAGTAAG GTAAATCAGGAATCCAATAAGCCAAAATTAGTACCACTGAATGAAGGAGGTGTGTCTGAACTACTCCAGAAG GAGATTTCTAGACTTCAAGCAGAGAATGATAAATTGAAATCTAGACTCCGAACTTTGGAATCCCAG GCCATGAGTGCGCTAGATGACAAGTCAAAAGCTGAAAGGGCCTTGAAAGACCTTCAGAAGAACCAAGGAGATCACCAG GAGATTGCTAATCTGGAAGATACAGTAGCAGTGTTGCAGGCTGACTTTGAGAAAACTCTGAGTGCCAACGATGCTTCTCAGAAAGACCTGCAAGACAACCTGGTATCTGCCAAACATGAACTGCTCCGCATCCAGGAGCAACTTTCCCTTGCTGAGAAG GTACTGGAGAGGAAGTTTCAGCAGACCGCTGCTTATCGTAACATGAAGGAGATTCTCACTAAAAAGAATGATCAGATAAAGGATCTGAGAAAGAGGCTACAGAG GTATGAATCAGATGAGTGA
- the LOC127634394 gene encoding leucine zipper transcription factor-like protein 1 isoform X3, which produces MADLGFNEHHQNEAINYMRFARSKRALRLKTIDSCFQDLKDSRLIEETYTVDEVSDMLDGLQVLVRGEVEMELINTAHTNVLLLRQLFSQAEKFYLRLQTDISELENRELLEQVAEFEKTDFKSNSKESNKPKLVPLNEGGVSELLQKEISRLQAENDKLKSRLRTLESQAMSALDDKSKAERALKDLQKNQGDHQIWIVKCTVLHAPCNVYTQQCDGKCSAMHTQEIANLEDTVAVLQADFEKTLSANDASQKDLQDNLVSAKHELLRIQEQLSLAEKVLERKFQQTAAYRNMKEILTKKNDQIKDLRKRLQRYESDE; this is translated from the exons GCTGATTTGGGGTTTAATGAACACCATCAGAATGAGGCAATAAACTACATGCGTTTTGCTCGCTCTAAACGGGCTCTGAGACTGAAGACCATTGACTCCTGCTTCCAAGACTTGAAGGACAGCAG GCTCATCGAGGAGACATATACGGTGGACGAAGTGTCTGACATGCTAGATGGGCTGCAGGTGCTGGTGCGTGGAGAGGTGGAGATGGAACTCATAAACACAGCTCACACTAACGTGCTGCTGCTGCGACAGCTCTTTTCCCAGGCGGAGAAATTCTACCTGAGACTGCAGACAGACATCTCTGAGCTGGAGAACAG AGAGTTACTAGAACAAGTGGCTGAGTTTGAGAAGACTGATTTCAAATCCAACAGTAAG GAATCCAATAAGCCAAAATTAGTACCACTGAATGAAGGAGGTGTGTCTGAACTACTCCAGAAG GAGATTTCTAGACTTCAAGCAGAGAATGATAAATTGAAATCTAGACTCCGAACTTTGGAATCCCAG GCCATGAGTGCGCTAGATGACAAGTCAAAAGCTGAAAGGGCCTTGAAAGACCTTCAGAAGAACCAAGGAGATCACCAG atatGGATTGTCAAGTGTACAGTATTGCATGCCCCCTGTAATGTTTACACACAGCAGTGTGATGGAAAATGTTCTGCAATGCACACTCAGGAGATTGCTAATCTGGAAGATACAGTAGCAGTGTTGCAGGCTGACTTTGAGAAAACTCTGAGTGCCAACGATGCTTCTCAGAAAGACCTGCAAGACAACCTGGTATCTGCCAAACATGAACTGCTCCGCATCCAGGAGCAACTTTCCCTTGCTGAGAAG GTACTGGAGAGGAAGTTTCAGCAGACCGCTGCTTATCGTAACATGAAGGAGATTCTCACTAAAAAGAATGATCAGATAAAGGATCTGAGAAAGAGGCTACAGAG GTATGAATCAGATGAGTGA